From the Deltaproteobacteria bacterium genome, the window TCGTTGACTTTGAAGATGACAGTTTGTATATTTTGGACGCTTTAGGGGTTTTCTGTTTCGAAAGATTTAAAAAAGGAGGTTTCAATGGGTCGTAGGGTTTCCATAGATGAGGAGGAATGTATTGGGTGTGGTACTTGCGAAGAGATATGCCCAGAAGTCTTTAAGCTCAATGAAGAAACGGAGAAGGCAGAGGTCATTGAGCCGGAAGAAGGCCCTGAAGACCTTATCGAAGAGGCAATAGAGGCATGCCCGGTTGAATGTATCCATTGGGAGGAGTGATTTTACAATATCCTCCCTGCCATGTGCATACCTCCTGAGATCGCCAGTTATTATTAGGATATCAGCATTGTCATAGACAAGATACGGTAACTTACAAAGGATCGACGATAATGAAAATGGGATTTATTAAGATTACGGTCCTCCTTTTCATATTTGTCATATCACCCTGGCGGTGGTAACTACGAACTTATCAGTTTTGAAAGGAGGGCAGACATGGCCAAAAAGACTTTATGGATATGTGCTCTATGCCTTGTAGCCTGGATATTTTTGGGGACACATATTGCGCTGGCAAAGCCATCAAAGTGTGAAAAGTGTCATGCAAAGATATCCCCAAAATTGGTAAAGGACTTCAATCGGGGCAAGATGGCCGAGACCATGACCTGTACGGCATGTCACGGCAGCGCACATAAAAGTGCCAATGACGTGAAAAAGGCGCAACTACCTACCATTAAGACCTGCCAGGAATGCCATCCTGAACAGGCTGAACAATACCTTTCAGGGAAACATGCCTTGGGGTTAATCGCCCTTCAAGCCATGCCCTATACCCACATGCAACCAAAGGCCTTTATCGAGGGCCAAAAGGGGTGCGGGGGTTGCCACACCTTAGGCTTGACGAACGAAAAAGCGAGGGAGAGCAAGGGTCGAAGATACTACCGTTACGGGATGGACTGCCAGAACTGCCATACTCGCCATGCCTTCTCTAAGGCCGAGGCCTCTGAGCCGGAGGCCTGTATGACCTGCCACATGGGCTTTGACCATGCCCAGTGGGAGATGTGGTCCGGTGCCAAACACGGGGTTATCTATTTGATGAACCGGGCCATTGATCCAAAAAATAGGGACCGAGCGCCTAAATGTCAAACCTGCCATATGCCCAATGGGGATCACCGGGTGTTTTCAGCATGGGGGTTCCTTGCCGTTCGACTCCCGGAGGATGACGCCGAATGGATGGGCTATCGTGTCACTATACTCAAGGGATTGGGTGTCTTGGATCCAGAGGGAAAGCCCACTCCCCGCCTGGATGTGGTCAAAGCCGGAAAGGTAGCACGATTGATCAAGGATAAATTCCAGGTTGAAAGGAAGCGCTTTACTGATGTCTGTAAGCAGTGTCATACCCCCAACTTTGTCAACGAGAATATGAAAAATGCCGACCTTATGGTAAAAGAAGCCGACAAGCTCTTTGCCGAGGCGATTGAAACCGTAGCTGGCCTCTATAAAGATGGAATCATCAAGAAGCGGCCTGATTATCCCCCCTATCCGGATCTTTTGACATTCTATGATGTGAATACCAAAATAGAAGAAATCCTCTATGAGATGTTTATGGATCATCGGATGAAGACCTTCCAGGGGGCCTTCCATATTAATTATGACTATTCCACCTGGTATGGATTTGCCAAGATGAAAAAGGATTTGGTAGAGATAAGGGAACTGGCAGAAAAGATGAGGACCGAAACTAAAAAATAGGCCTTCCGATAACTTGAGGATGCTGGGGCTACTTTTTCACGTCCGCCTCGTTATCGTATCCCCGTCTTTCACGATAGCCTCTGTAAGGTTTGTACGACAACTCAATCCGAGTGACCCACTTCACCCGTTTTTGTGATTGTTTTACTTAAGCCTTCCACAATCCGTGCAGGTTGCAGTACTCACGGACTTCGATCTTCTCTGCTGTGATGTCGAATATGGCTTCTGGTGCCTCCCCTGGCTTCAGGAACTGGCGGTAGGCCTTTCCATCGGCGATCACCTCGATCCATTCGATGTAGTGCTTTTCCTCCATGGGGTGGGCAACGCTTCCTACCTTCACCTTAACGCTGCTTGGAGTCTTTTCCACCAGCGGCACATGCTTCTCCAGGGCGGCGTCCACAGTATTTTCCTTAAAGAGCTTCATGGGCTGCCCGCAGCACACTAGCTCCCCTTTGCCCTCATGGAGAACCTCCACGATGTTCCCGCAGATTTCACATTTGTAAACCTGTAATCTCTTTGTCATCTCATACACCTCCTATCAAGGATTTTGATTCTTAATCGTCGAGCTCCTTTTTCATTAAACTTCTATACAGTTCTCCCACACACCGTGGATATTGCAGTAGGCAAGCGCGCAGAAGGCCTTGAACCCTTCTACATTTACCTTTTACCTCCTTTTATTGTTTTAATATCTGCTTTATATCTTCTTCCGGGTTCCCGATAAGTCTTAAATCATATTCTTCCTTTAAAACCTTCAGAATGTCGTCATTCACCCAGGCAGGGACGATGGGACCCAGATATATACCCTTGATCCCAAGTGCAAACAGACTCCAAAGGATAGCAACAGCTTTTTGCTCCATCCAGCTCAAGACTATTGTCAAGGGAAGTTCATTGATTCCTACGTCAAATACCTCTGCAAGAGCAGTGGCTATGTCAATGGCAACAATCGAGTCGTTGCATTGTCCCAGATCAATCAGTCTTGGGATACCTTCAACTTCACCAAGATCCAGGTCGTTGATCCTGAACTTACCACAGCCAAGAGTTAAGACAACTGTATCTTGTGGCAATCCTCGTACAAACTCAGTATAATACCCCATTTTCTTGAGCGGTGAATCACAGCCCCCAACAAGGAAGAAGCGGCGGATTTTACCTGCTTCCACCAGTTGCTTGATCTTGTCTCTTAGGGACAGAACTACGGATTTGGAAAACCCTGTAGGAAGTACAACATCGCCAGGCTTCTCCTCGAGTTCCGGCAACGATTTCGCTTTCTTTATCACTGGAATGTAGTCGTATCCAGCAATATGTTGCCCACCAGGTAGGCGCGCAGGTCCGGTGGTAAACATTCTGTCTCTATACTCCTCCCTGGGTATTAGGACGCAATTTGAGGTTCCAAGGATTGCCACTGGATACCTAGAAAATAAATTTCTCTGATCTCTCCACGATATCCCCAGATTACCAACCAGATGCTTGTACTTTTTTAGACCCGGATATCCATGTGCGGGCAAAAGTTCTGAATGGGTATAGACATTTATCCCAGTTCCTTCTGTTTGTTTGAGCAATTCTTCAAGTGCTTTCAGGCCGTGTCCGGTGGCAATGATACTACGCCCCTTGGCCGTCCCAGTTTGTACCTCAGTGGGCTCCGGCTCTCCATAAGTTTCAATGTGGGCCTTTTTGAGAAGCCTCATTGTCCTCACATTCATCTCGCCGCCCTCAATGGCCAGCCTAATGAGATCTTCGACGTCAAAGTTGACGTTGGTGAAGGTAGAGTAAAAGACTCGCTCCAAAAATGCATCTATCTCGGTATCAGTATATCCCAGCTCCCTCGCATGGTAGAGATAGGCTGCCATCCCTTTCGTAGCAATTAACAGGTTGTCTTGCAAACGGGCGACCGTGGGTTCCTTCCCACACACACCTTTTACAGTGCAACCTGTCCCTCTTGCAG encodes:
- a CDS encoding ferredoxin; translated protein: MGRRVSIDEEECIGCGTCEEICPEVFKLNEETEKAEVIEPEEGPEDLIEEAIEACPVECIHWEE
- a CDS encoding cytochrome C; this encodes MAKKTLWICALCLVAWIFLGTHIALAKPSKCEKCHAKISPKLVKDFNRGKMAETMTCTACHGSAHKSANDVKKAQLPTIKTCQECHPEQAEQYLSGKHALGLIALQAMPYTHMQPKAFIEGQKGCGGCHTLGLTNEKARESKGRRYYRYGMDCQNCHTRHAFSKAEASEPEACMTCHMGFDHAQWEMWSGAKHGVIYLMNRAIDPKNRDRAPKCQTCHMPNGDHRVFSAWGFLAVRLPEDDAEWMGYRVTILKGLGVLDPEGKPTPRLDVVKAGKVARLIKDKFQVERKRFTDVCKQCHTPNFVNENMKNADLMVKEADKLFAEAIETVAGLYKDGIIKKRPDYPPYPDLLTFYDVNTKIEEILYEMFMDHRMKTFQGAFHINYDYSTWYGFAKMKKDLVEIRELAEKMRTETKK
- a CDS encoding desulfoferrodoxin — translated: MTKRLQVYKCEICGNIVEVLHEGKGELVCCGQPMKLFKENTVDAALEKHVPLVEKTPSSVKVKVGSVAHPMEEKHYIEWIEVIADGKAYRQFLKPGEAPEAIFDITAEKIEVREYCNLHGLWKA
- the hcp gene encoding hydroxylamine reductase, which codes for MFCYQCSQTARGTGCTVKGVCGKEPTVARLQDNLLIATKGMAAYLYHARELGYTDTEIDAFLERVFYSTFTNVNFDVEDLIRLAIEGGEMNVRTMRLLKKAHIETYGEPEPTEVQTGTAKGRSIIATGHGLKALEELLKQTEGTGINVYTHSELLPAHGYPGLKKYKHLVGNLGISWRDQRNLFSRYPVAILGTSNCVLIPREEYRDRMFTTGPARLPGGQHIAGYDYIPVIKKAKSLPELEEKPGDVVLPTGFSKSVVLSLRDKIKQLVEAGKIRRFFLVGGCDSPLKKMGYYTEFVRGLPQDTVVLTLGCGKFRINDLDLGEVEGIPRLIDLGQCNDSIVAIDIATALAEVFDVGINELPLTIVLSWMEQKAVAILWSLFALGIKGIYLGPIVPAWVNDDILKVLKEEYDLRLIGNPEEDIKQILKQ